Proteins found in one candidate division KSB1 bacterium genomic segment:
- a CDS encoding TolC family protein: protein MRRWALLIGSAVLFALSACPAAAGDGDTLRLTLQEAILTALERNPEFTIQRYRPSILRTSVAEQMAAFEPSLTASYSREKSFVQRFLGTRPQPFEMTTRRTGYNAALATSLPTGTLVSFEASMSGTTTNIYLPQYAGSIGFTVTQPLLRGFGFCATLASLRRARLDLEISRYELKALAERLVQDVEASYWGVYLAQRELEIRKQSLDLAERQLAESQERVAVGKLSELELASVRAEVARRRSDLINAESAYEQARLNLLYVLNPEEANWQIVPLPIDPPSLRADSLEPLEVHLELAKRHRPDLAQARLALQQGKLEVARTRNGLLPRLDLLITMGRTSYSRAFKEATPDPSSPFYVLTTGVSFEMPVIDLRARAQYSRALKTREQLELALANMERLVEKDVRSAYIEVQRTRQQIHASQEARALQEKNLQAEVEKFRVGKSTNLLVLQVQRDLVSSQLAEVRAIVDYLSALTNLYVMEGTLLERRGIEVPPEL, encoded by the coding sequence ATGAGGCGATGGGCGCTGCTTATCGGAAGCGCGGTCCTTTTCGCCCTTTCCGCTTGCCCGGCGGCCGCCGGCGATGGCGATACCCTTCGTCTCACCCTGCAGGAGGCCATCCTGACCGCTTTGGAGCGTAACCCGGAATTCACCATCCAGCGCTACAGGCCCTCCATCCTCAGGACGAGCGTGGCAGAACAGATGGCCGCGTTCGAGCCCTCCCTCACTGCCTCGTACAGCCGGGAAAAAAGCTTCGTTCAGCGATTCCTGGGCACGCGACCCCAGCCCTTCGAAATGACAACTCGCCGCACCGGCTATAACGCAGCTCTGGCGACCTCCCTCCCCACGGGCACGCTTGTGAGCTTCGAGGCCTCGATGTCGGGAACGACCACCAACATTTATCTTCCCCAGTACGCCGGCAGCATCGGGTTCACGGTCACCCAGCCTCTGCTGCGCGGCTTCGGCTTTTGCGCAACCCTGGCTTCCCTCCGCAGAGCTCGGCTCGACCTCGAAATCTCACGCTACGAGCTCAAAGCCCTGGCGGAGCGGCTGGTGCAGGATGTTGAGGCCAGTTACTGGGGGGTCTACCTGGCCCAGAGGGAACTGGAAATCCGCAAGCAGTCGCTCGATCTGGCGGAGCGGCAGCTCGCCGAGTCGCAGGAACGCGTGGCAGTGGGCAAGCTTTCGGAGCTGGAGCTGGCCTCTGTGCGGGCCGAGGTGGCGCGAAGGCGCAGCGATCTGATCAACGCAGAGAGTGCCTACGAGCAGGCCCGCCTCAACCTTCTCTACGTGTTGAACCCTGAGGAAGCAAACTGGCAGATTGTCCCTCTGCCCATCGATCCGCCTTCCCTCCGGGCCGATTCCCTTGAGCCCCTCGAAGTGCACTTGGAACTGGCCAAGCGCCATCGACCTGACCTGGCCCAGGCACGCCTGGCCCTACAGCAGGGCAAGTTGGAAGTGGCGCGCACACGCAACGGCCTCCTGCCTCGCCTGGACCTGCTGATCACAATGGGCAGGACGTCCTACTCCCGGGCATTCAAGGAAGCAACACCAGACCCGAGCAGCCCCTTCTACGTGCTGACCACAGGCGTTTCCTTCGAGATGCCGGTGATCGACCTCAGGGCCAGAGCCCAGTACTCGCGCGCCCTGAAGACGCGCGAACAGCTCGAACTCGCCCTGGCCAACATGGAGAGGCTCGTCGAGAAGGACGTCCGCAGCGCCTACATCGAGGTGCAGCGCACACGGCAACAGATACACGCCTCGCAGGAGGCGCGCGCCCTGCAGGAAAAGAATCTTCAAGCGGAGGTGGAAAAATTCCGCGTCGGCAAGTCGACCAACCTTCTGGTGCTACAGGTGCAGCGGGACCTGGTCAGCAGCCAGCTGGCGGAGGTCCGCGCCATCGTCGACTACCTCAGCGCCCTCACCAATCTGTACGTGATGGAGGGCACCCTCCTGGAACGCCGAGGGATCGAAGTACCGCCGGAGCTGTAA
- a CDS encoding FGGY family carbohydrate kinase, producing the protein MSKLFAGLDVSTQSCKLVVIDFDQKEVTYVTAVNYDQDLPHYGTKDGVIQGQPEGVSEADPRMWLEAVDGVFERARQAGVPLHQVRCMSVSGQQHGLVALDENDQLARPTSKLWNDYSTAEECQILTEKVGGLQAMLEEVGNSQRPGYTAAKIFHMVRHEPENYRKSKTLFLVHNYINWYLTGGVKVMEPGDVSGMALWNPRTRQWSKKVVEAIAPDLWEKLPPVKPSDEPIGKISPQLVQRFGFSPDCLIDAGSGDNMYGAVATGNVEPGIVTISLGTSGTAYTVLHEPYVDPTGEIALFCDSTGKYLPLLCVSNMANGYNELLRVYGLTHEEFTKLVEKTPPGNGGRLLVPWYMGERTPDLPWATAIYFGFGLDDFTPEYLARAVLEGHVLNMVDGFQKMPVKTKEIRLTGGLTRSHAWCQMIADIFEAETVPVEGEGAALGAALHAAWVWHKSNGQPMPIREVVQPFLKFDESRRKRPRPEFREVYRKQKALFHAVSARIRGLQAEDPFKLRREILSL; encoded by the coding sequence ATGAGTAAGCTCTTCGCGGGACTCGATGTGTCCACCCAAAGCTGCAAGCTCGTGGTCATTGACTTCGACCAGAAGGAGGTTACCTACGTCACGGCAGTAAACTACGACCAGGATCTACCCCACTACGGCACCAAGGACGGAGTGATCCAGGGACAGCCCGAAGGAGTCTCGGAAGCGGATCCTCGCATGTGGTTGGAGGCGGTGGACGGCGTTTTCGAAAGGGCAAGGCAAGCTGGCGTCCCCCTCCACCAGGTGCGCTGCATGTCGGTTTCGGGACAGCAACATGGCCTGGTTGCTCTGGACGAGAATGACCAGCTGGCCCGGCCGACGAGCAAGCTGTGGAACGACTACTCTACGGCCGAGGAGTGCCAGATCCTGACCGAAAAGGTAGGCGGTTTGCAGGCCATGCTCGAAGAGGTCGGAAACAGCCAGCGCCCGGGCTACACGGCCGCCAAGATCTTCCACATGGTCCGCCACGAGCCCGAGAACTACCGGAAGAGCAAGACGCTGTTCCTGGTGCACAACTACATCAACTGGTATCTGACAGGGGGGGTAAAGGTGATGGAGCCGGGGGATGTCTCCGGTATGGCTTTGTGGAATCCCAGGACGCGACAATGGTCGAAGAAGGTGGTCGAGGCCATTGCACCCGACCTCTGGGAGAAGCTGCCGCCGGTGAAACCTTCGGACGAGCCGATCGGGAAGATTTCGCCCCAGCTGGTGCAGCGCTTCGGTTTTTCGCCCGATTGTCTGATCGACGCCGGCTCGGGCGACAACATGTACGGCGCCGTGGCCACGGGGAACGTGGAGCCGGGGATCGTCACCATTAGCCTTGGGACAAGCGGCACCGCCTATACCGTGCTCCACGAACCGTACGTCGACCCCACCGGAGAAATTGCCCTCTTCTGCGACAGCACCGGTAAGTATCTCCCTCTCCTCTGTGTGTCCAACATGGCGAACGGCTACAATGAACTCCTGCGCGTTTACGGCCTGACCCATGAGGAATTCACGAAGTTGGTGGAGAAGACCCCGCCCGGCAATGGGGGACGTCTCCTGGTACCGTGGTACATGGGGGAACGCACTCCGGACCTCCCCTGGGCGACGGCGATCTACTTTGGATTTGGGTTGGATGATTTTACGCCCGAATATCTGGCGCGAGCCGTTCTGGAGGGACATGTGCTGAACATGGTGGACGGCTTTCAGAAGATGCCGGTGAAGACAAAGGAGATACGCCTCACCGGGGGACTGACACGCTCGCACGCCTGGTGTCAGATGATCGCGGATATTTTTGAAGCCGAGACTGTCCCGGTTGAAGGCGAGGGGGCTGCCCTGGGAGCCGCCCTGCACGCCGCCTGGGTGTGGCATAAGAGCAACGGACAACCGATGCCCATCCGGGAAGTGGTCCAGCCGTTCCTGAAGTTTGATGAGAGCCGTCGCAAGAGGCCTCGACCTGAATTCCGCGAGGTGTACCGGAAACAAAAGGCCCTCTTTCACGCGGTGAGCGCGCGTATCCGAGGACTGCAGGCGGAAGATCCGTTCAAATTGCGCCGAGAGATTCTGTCTCTGTAA
- a CDS encoding sodium:solute symporter, which produces MQVLQWIDWLIIVGYFALLLGIAWWVMRRRQETADDYFLAGRHLGWFIVGASIFASNIGSEHLVGLAGSGATDGVAMAHYELHAWCLLVLAWVMVPFYIRSRVFTMPEFLEKRFSPSARTLLSAISLVAYVLTKIAVGIYAGGLVFSVLLPEVNFLGMDSFWVGSILVILFTGVYTVLGGLRAVAYTEAVQTIILILGSLLATVFGLRALGGWSELRALAGSEMFNLWKPLVPPGVEGTWAPVKEATRMAWYFNDNYPWVGMLFCAPIIGLWYWCTDQYIVQRTLGAPNEQEARRGAIAAAFFKLTPVWLFIIPGIIAFALAKSGKVLAIQQELLDAQGQIVRASAQKAFPLLVAHVLPVGVRGMVVAGLLAALMSSLAGVFNASSTLFTMDFYSRLRPNVSERHLVWMGRIATTAMVVIGLAWIPVIRGGKGLYDYLQGVQAYLAPPIFVVFFFGVFMKRLNSKGCLAALGVGFLLGVFRLIVDTPVKMIEGFSYPEGSFLWIVNNIYFQYYSLLIFVVSVAVMILVSYFTEEPDYKRISGLTYGTLSEEHRARSRASRTVGDILSSAVVLLAIVAMYLYFRG; this is translated from the coding sequence ATGCAAGTCCTGCAATGGATCGACTGGCTGATCATCGTCGGGTATTTCGCCCTGCTCCTGGGGATTGCCTGGTGGGTGATGCGTCGCCGTCAGGAGACGGCCGACGATTACTTCCTGGCTGGCCGGCACTTGGGATGGTTTATCGTGGGGGCCTCCATCTTCGCCTCCAATATCGGATCTGAGCATCTGGTGGGACTGGCTGGCTCCGGGGCCACGGACGGCGTCGCCATGGCCCACTACGAGCTGCACGCCTGGTGTCTTCTGGTCCTGGCCTGGGTGATGGTGCCCTTTTACATAAGGTCTCGCGTGTTCACCATGCCCGAGTTCCTCGAGAAGCGCTTTTCGCCTTCGGCCCGCACCCTGCTGTCTGCCATTTCCCTTGTCGCCTACGTTCTGACGAAAATCGCTGTCGGGATCTACGCGGGGGGACTTGTGTTCAGCGTGCTCCTGCCCGAGGTAAATTTCCTGGGCATGGACAGCTTCTGGGTCGGGTCAATCCTGGTGATTCTGTTCACTGGTGTGTACACGGTGCTTGGGGGCCTGCGGGCCGTCGCGTACACAGAGGCCGTGCAGACGATCATCCTTATCCTGGGCTCCCTGCTCGCCACGGTATTCGGCCTCAGAGCCCTAGGCGGGTGGAGCGAGCTCCGGGCCCTGGCCGGCTCCGAGATGTTCAACCTGTGGAAGCCCCTTGTTCCGCCAGGGGTCGAGGGCACCTGGGCTCCGGTGAAAGAAGCTACCCGTATGGCCTGGTATTTCAATGATAACTACCCCTGGGTCGGAATGCTCTTCTGCGCGCCGATCATCGGCCTCTGGTATTGGTGCACCGACCAGTACATTGTGCAGCGAACCCTCGGGGCCCCAAACGAGCAGGAAGCACGGCGAGGGGCCATCGCTGCGGCCTTCTTCAAGTTGACGCCGGTCTGGCTATTTATCATCCCCGGTATCATCGCTTTCGCCCTAGCCAAGAGCGGCAAGGTGCTGGCGATCCAGCAAGAGCTCCTGGACGCCCAGGGCCAGATCGTCCGAGCCAGTGCACAGAAGGCCTTCCCGCTGCTGGTAGCTCACGTCTTGCCGGTGGGGGTCCGGGGCATGGTGGTCGCTGGACTGCTGGCCGCCCTGATGAGTTCTCTCGCTGGGGTATTCAACGCCTCCTCCACCCTGTTCACCATGGATTTCTACTCCCGCCTGCGGCCGAACGTGTCGGAGCGGCACCTAGTGTGGATGGGGAGAATCGCTACCACGGCCATGGTTGTGATCGGATTGGCCTGGATCCCGGTCATTCGCGGCGGGAAGGGTCTCTACGATTACCTGCAAGGCGTCCAGGCCTATCTGGCTCCCCCGATCTTCGTCGTCTTCTTCTTCGGCGTGTTCATGAAGCGCCTCAACAGTAAGGGCTGTCTGGCGGCGTTAGGTGTGGGTTTTCTCCTCGGCGTCTTCCGCCTGATCGTCGACACGCCCGTGAAGATGATCGAGGGCTTCTCTTATCCGGAGGGCTCGTTCCTGTGGATCGTGAACAACATCTACTTCCAGTACTACAGCCTCCTGATCTTTGTCGTCAGCGTGGCCGTGATGATCCTGGTGAGCTACTTCACGGAGGAGCCGGACTACAAGCGGATCTCCGGTCTGACCTACGGCACGCTTTCGGAGGAACATCGCGCCCGGTCGCGTGCGAGCCGCACCGTCGGGGATATCCTTAGCTCGGCGGTGGTCCTGCTGGCCATCGTTGCGATGTACCTCTACTTCCGGGGTTGA